The window CCGCCTTGGGCCACCCGGTCCCGGGCTCCCTGTGCCCGTGGGGAATATCGATGGCGACGGGCGGCGTTCCGACCTAACGTGATCGCCATGTTCGCCACCGCAGCCGTCGTGCGGCCCGCAGGTCTACACCTGCCGGCTGCCGCCGACGCCTGCCCGCGGCTGGCTGATACGCGAAGCTGACCCTCCTCCCGCACCAGCGGAACCCACGGAGGAGGGTGGCCCGGTCTCCCCGGCGTCGCCCCGAGTGACGCCGCGACGCGCGGTTCTGGCGCGGTTTCTCTTTCGCGGATTGGCATCCGCCCGCGTACCTCCGTCCGCCATTCCAGCTCCACCCTTCGCGGAGAAAGCCATCATGGCCAAGACCCAGTTCGTCCGTACCAAGCCGCACCTGAACATCGGCACGATGGGACACGTCGACCACGGCAAGACGACGTTGACCGCCGCCATCACGAAGGTGCTCGCCGACCGGGACCCGGCGGTCAACCGGTTCGTCTCGTTCGACGGCATCGACCGGGCACCGGAGGAGGTCGCCCGGGGCATCACCATCACCATCGCCCACGTCGAGTACGAGACCGCGACCCGGCACTACGCCCACGTCGACATGCCCGGCCACGCCGACTACGTGAAAAACATGATCACGGGGGCGGCGCAGGTGGACGCGGCGATCCTGGTCGTCTCGGCGCTCGACGGTGCGATGCCGCAGACCCGCGAGCACGTACTGCTGGCCCGGCGGGTCGGGGTGCCGTACCTGGTGGTGGCCATGAACAAGGCCGACGCGGTGACCGACCCCGAGCTGCTCGACCTGGTCGAGTTGGAGGTGCGGGAACTGCTGACCGAGTACGGCTTCCCCGGCGACGAGGTCCCGGTGGTACGGGTCTCGGCGCTGCGTGCCCTGGCCGGTGACCCGCGCTGGGTCGCCTCCATCGGTGAGCTGCTCGACGAGGTCGACCGTTACGTCCCGGTGCCGCCGAGGGAGCTGGGGGAGCCGTTCCTGATGCCGATCGAGAACGTACTCACCATCTCCGGCCGGGGGACCGTGGTCACCGGTGCGGTCGAGCGTGGCACGTTGCGCGCCGGG of the Micromonospora sp. NBC_01796 genome contains:
- the tuf gene encoding elongation factor Tu codes for the protein MAKTQFVRTKPHLNIGTMGHVDHGKTTLTAAITKVLADRDPAVNRFVSFDGIDRAPEEVARGITITIAHVEYETATRHYAHVDMPGHADYVKNMITGAAQVDAAILVVSALDGAMPQTREHVLLARRVGVPYLVVAMNKADAVTDPELLDLVELEVRELLTEYGFPGDEVPVVRVSALRALAGDPRWVASIGELLDEVDRYVPVPPRELGEPFLMPIENVLTISGRGTVVTGAVERGTLRAGDQVEVVGLGPTLATVATGLETFGRTLVTAEAGDNAAVLLRGVKRDQVQRGQVLAAPGSVTPHRAFTAQLHALTTAEGGRHTPFHANYRPQFYFRTTDVVGAVDLGELAQVAPGDTVELTVRLGQPIAMDVGLGFAVREGGRTVAAGTVTALLD